The following proteins are encoded in a genomic region of Nitrospirota bacterium:
- a CDS encoding sigma 54-interacting transcriptional regulator, with amino-acid sequence MEPHDLPGDSQQYRTLLEVSESICAHRDLKALLQELSKRLRSLARFEFIGLHLHDPARNVMQTLYLGTGEGESIHDLALPMEDSASARVFLTQQPMVVRCREDIAHLPAVLKVIDKVGSESFCIFPLTTAMRRLGAVGFGRKGRSTFGETELEFLQQVAKLVSMAVDNALNFESALAAQRQLTRERDRQRLLLEVNNALTTHLDLREVLHAISACLRRAMPHDLSGFTLYDSSTGQLLAHAMDFPQNQDFVAMGHPIPIDGTPEGLAFTSRKPVLIKKLDLAQFTAPIMKRAAAEGLKSGCTVPLISRGRALGTLTVVSLRENAFSEDDAELLAGIGAQVAIAVENGLAYREIAELKDKLSKEKLYLEDEIRTQYNFEEIIGDSPVLKKVLKQVETVAPTDSTVLIRGETGAGKELIARGIHNLSRRRERTFVKMNCAAIPTGLLESELFGHERGAFTGAIAQKIGRFELAHQGTLFLDEVGDIPLELQSKLLRVLQEQEFERLGSTRTIKVNIRLVAATNRDLEQMVADKQFRSDLYYRLNVFPITVPSLRERSQDIPVLVRYFTQKYARRMDKRIGAIPAEALTALSRYHWPGNIRELENLIERSVILSSGLDLQVPLGELKVRPVASVSVDGDGAGTLEAAERKHILRALKETDWILGGKSGAAAKLGMKRTTLQSRMKKLGISKNA; translated from the coding sequence GTGGAACCTCACGATTTACCGGGTGATTCTCAGCAGTACCGGACCCTCCTGGAGGTCTCCGAGTCGATCTGCGCGCACCGCGACCTGAAGGCGCTCCTGCAAGAGCTGTCCAAGCGGCTGCGTTCGCTGGCTCGATTTGAATTCATCGGGCTGCATCTGCACGATCCCGCGCGCAATGTCATGCAGACGCTCTACCTTGGGACCGGGGAGGGCGAGAGTATTCATGATTTGGCGCTGCCGATGGAGGACTCGGCGAGCGCACGGGTGTTTCTCACCCAGCAGCCGATGGTGGTGCGATGTCGCGAGGACATTGCGCACTTGCCGGCGGTGCTGAAGGTCATTGATAAGGTCGGATCAGAGTCGTTCTGCATCTTCCCGCTCACGACTGCCATGCGGCGTCTGGGCGCTGTGGGGTTCGGGAGGAAGGGCCGCAGCACGTTCGGCGAGACCGAGTTGGAGTTCTTGCAGCAGGTGGCCAAGCTGGTGTCGATGGCAGTGGACAATGCACTCAATTTCGAGAGCGCCCTTGCGGCGCAACGGCAACTGACGCGCGAGCGGGATCGCCAGCGGTTGTTGTTGGAGGTGAACAACGCGCTGACCACGCACCTGGATTTGCGCGAGGTGTTGCACGCTATCTCGGCCTGTCTCAGGCGGGCCATGCCGCACGACCTTTCCGGGTTCACGCTCTATGATTCCTCGACGGGTCAGTTGCTGGCCCATGCCATGGACTTCCCTCAGAATCAGGACTTTGTCGCGATGGGCCATCCCATTCCTATTGACGGGACCCCTGAGGGCTTGGCGTTTACGTCTCGCAAGCCCGTGCTGATCAAAAAGCTCGACCTCGCGCAGTTCACCGCGCCGATCATGAAACGCGCGGCGGCCGAGGGTCTCAAATCGGGCTGCACGGTTCCCCTGATCTCGCGGGGGCGCGCATTGGGCACGCTGACCGTGGTCAGTCTGCGCGAGAACGCGTTCAGCGAGGACGATGCAGAGTTACTCGCCGGAATCGGCGCGCAGGTCGCGATCGCGGTGGAAAACGGCTTGGCGTATCGCGAGATCGCGGAGTTGAAAGACAAACTGAGCAAGGAAAAACTCTACCTTGAAGACGAAATCCGCACACAATACAACTTCGAAGAGATCATCGGTGACAGTCCGGTGCTGAAGAAGGTCTTGAAGCAGGTCGAAACCGTGGCCCCTACGGACTCCACGGTGTTGATCCGGGGCGAGACCGGCGCGGGCAAGGAGCTGATTGCACGGGGGATCCACAATTTGAGCCGGCGGCGCGAGCGGACCTTCGTGAAGATGAATTGCGCCGCGATTCCCACCGGGCTGCTGGAAAGCGAGTTGTTCGGACATGAGCGGGGCGCGTTCACCGGCGCGATCGCGCAGAAGATCGGGCGGTTCGAGCTGGCGCACCAGGGGACCTTGTTCCTGGACGAGGTGGGGGACATTCCGCTGGAACTGCAGTCCAAGCTGCTGCGGGTGCTGCAGGAGCAGGAGTTCGAGCGCCTGGGAAGCACCCGGACCATCAAGGTCAACATCCGGCTGGTCGCGGCCACGAACCGGGATTTGGAGCAGATGGTCGCTGACAAGCAATTCCGCAGCGACCTGTACTACCGCCTGAATGTCTTTCCCATCACCGTGCCGTCTCTGCGGGAGCGCAGCCAGGACATCCCGGTGCTGGTTCGTTACTTCACCCAGAAGTACGCGCGGCGCATGGACAAGCGGATCGGCGCGATCCCGGCGGAGGCCTTGACCGCGTTGTCGAGGTATCACTGGCCCGGCAATATCCGGGAACTCGAGAACCTGATCGAACGCTCGGTGATTCTTTCGTCGGGCTTGGACCTGCAGGTGCCGCTCGGGGAGTTGAAAGTCCGCCCCGTTGCTTCGGTATCAGTTGATGGCGATGGTGCCGGGACCCTGGAGGCAGCGGAACGCAAGCACATCCTGCGTGCCCTGAAGGAAACCGATTGGATCCTCGGTGGAAAATCTGGTGCTGCAGCGAAACTCGGAATGAAGCGGACCACGCTGCAATCGCGGATGAAGAAACTGGGTATCTCCAAGAACGCCTAG
- a CDS encoding efflux RND transporter periplasmic adaptor subunit — protein sequence MRTVVWFAVIAATVMTLGCKREAAESHHEDVRPVRAVTIGQTGGTVGATYSGEIRARYESKLGFRNGGKVVERLVEVGTRVRQGEALLRQDPEDVALNVVSATAEVEAARSRVTQNRVDLERSKQLFAKRFVSQAEVDRDQLALDEAESQLKAAEAQLKMAANRHAYATLAADMAGVVTAINVEVGQVVAAGQAVLTIAAHGEREVVISIPEARVDELRNAKKMTVSLWANPGKTYHGRLRELAPDTDEVTRTYAARVTVLDPDASLLLGMTASVHVPDVQGSTAVRLPMTAVYDNKGKPLVWVVDPQTSQATQRFVTLAAAEKDTILISEGLKDGEIVVTAGVNMLHEGQKVRVVDAPPVPVGGATP from the coding sequence ATGAGGACCGTCGTGTGGTTCGCGGTCATTGCCGCGACGGTGATGACGCTCGGTTGCAAGCGGGAGGCGGCCGAGTCCCATCATGAGGATGTGCGGCCGGTGCGCGCGGTCACGATCGGGCAGACCGGCGGCACGGTGGGCGCCACCTACTCCGGAGAGATCCGCGCCCGGTACGAGAGCAAGCTGGGATTTCGCAACGGGGGCAAGGTGGTCGAGCGCCTAGTGGAGGTGGGCACGCGCGTCCGCCAGGGCGAGGCGCTGCTGCGGCAGGACCCCGAGGACGTGGCGCTCAACGTGGTGTCCGCGACCGCCGAGGTCGAGGCGGCCCGCAGTCGCGTGACCCAGAACCGAGTGGATCTGGAGCGCAGCAAGCAGCTCTTTGCCAAGCGCTTCGTGTCCCAGGCGGAAGTGGATCGCGACCAGCTCGCGTTGGACGAGGCCGAGTCGCAGCTCAAGGCCGCGGAAGCCCAGTTGAAGATGGCTGCCAACCGCCACGCGTACGCGACACTGGCCGCGGATATGGCCGGCGTGGTCACCGCGATCAACGTTGAGGTCGGCCAGGTGGTGGCCGCGGGCCAGGCCGTGCTGACCATCGCGGCGCACGGGGAGCGGGAGGTGGTCATCAGCATTCCGGAGGCTCGCGTTGACGAGCTCCGCAACGCCAAGAAGATGACGGTGTCGCTGTGGGCAAACCCGGGCAAGACGTACCACGGCAGACTGCGCGAGCTGGCGCCGGACACCGACGAAGTGACCCGCACCTACGCGGCGCGGGTCACGGTGCTGGATCCGGACGCGAGTCTATTGCTGGGCATGACCGCCTCGGTACACGTGCCGGATGTGCAGGGCAGCACCGCAGTGCGGCTCCCCATGACCGCGGTGTACGACAACAAGGGCAAACCATTGGTCTGGGTGGTCGACCCGCAGACCTCGCAGGCGACCCAGCGCTTCGTCACGCTCGCGGCCGCTGAGAAGGACACCATCCTCATCAGCGAAGGCCTCAAGGACGGCGAAATCGTGGTGACCGCGGGCGTCAACATGCTGCACGAGGGCCAGAAGGTCAGGGTCGTGGACGCGCCTCCAGTGCCGGTTGGGGGGGCCACGCCATGA
- a CDS encoding efflux RND transporter permease subunit, with amino-acid sequence MSQMNLSEWALKHQQMIVFLLVVLSVAGFFGYQRLGQKEDPEFTIKAMVVQTNWPGASAKEVADQVTDKLEKKLQEIAEIDYTKSYSRPGESQITVNLREDTPAKIVPDVWYQVRKKLGDIQHTLPQGVRGPFFNDEFGDTYGNLYAITGDGFSYPEMEDAADATRNEFLRLADVSKVVYVGEQAEKIYVEASNAKLASLGLDPQLIVDTLRATNTVEPTGIVQTSAERVHLRVTGEFTSVDSIREVGIRAGDRVFRLGDIAEVTRGVIDPPTFKMRHNGQEAIGLAVSMRKGGDVIRLGEQLSATVQRVQATLPVGLEIHAVSDQPKVVKESVHEFTKSLAEAVAIVLAVSFFSLGMRTGLVVALCIPLVLAVTFLAMYFLGIELQRISLGALIIALGLLVDDAIIAVEMMALKLEQGWDRFRAATYAYTATAFPMLTGTLITAAGFLPIGFAKSGAGEYTFSIFQVVGISLILSWIVAVLFTPYLGFKLLPTHHGGEVDEDAVYQRGFYAKFRAVVDACLVHRRLVITVTVALFIGALALFSTVPKQFFPASNRLELMVDLWLPEAATFAATEREVKALEAKLAGDPDVAAVTAYVGGGSPRFYLPLDVQTPNIQLGQVMVMTRDQEARERVLAKLQTWFENDFPMVRGRANRLENGPPVGYPVQFRISGPDEQVEPIAQQVAAIMRDDPHIRRVNMDWGERLKTMRVDIDQDKARALGITSRDVAFGLQASQSGLTITEYRERDKGIDVVARVTAGDRTDLNYLKDAKLYLREGQSVALSQIGRLSLDNEASVIWRRNRVPTVTVRADIVGAEAPDVTAALKPKLDALAKTLPLGYTIEIGGAQESSAKAQASIFAGMPLMIVLVLFVLMLQLQNIKKMILVLLTAPLGMIGVSAILATFQIPFGFVALLGVIALFGMIIRNAVILVVQIDHALEHGAALWDAIVESAVHRFRPIMLTALAAILAMVPLTRSTFWGPMAWAIMGGLLVATLLTLLFLPALYASWYNAKKPTHAASPEGALR; translated from the coding sequence ATGAGCCAGATGAATCTGTCCGAATGGGCGCTCAAGCACCAGCAGATGATCGTATTCCTGTTGGTCGTGCTGAGCGTCGCGGGGTTCTTCGGGTACCAACGGCTCGGCCAGAAGGAAGATCCCGAATTCACGATCAAGGCGATGGTCGTGCAGACCAACTGGCCCGGAGCGTCGGCAAAAGAGGTCGCGGACCAGGTCACGGACAAGCTCGAGAAGAAGCTGCAGGAGATAGCGGAGATCGACTACACCAAGAGCTATTCCCGTCCGGGCGAATCCCAGATCACCGTCAACCTCCGGGAGGACACGCCGGCCAAGATCGTCCCGGACGTCTGGTACCAGGTCCGGAAAAAACTCGGCGATATTCAGCACACCTTGCCGCAGGGCGTCCGAGGTCCCTTCTTCAACGACGAGTTCGGCGATACCTACGGCAACCTCTACGCCATCACCGGCGACGGGTTCTCGTACCCGGAGATGGAAGACGCGGCCGATGCCACCCGCAACGAGTTCCTTCGCCTCGCCGACGTGAGTAAGGTGGTGTACGTGGGCGAGCAGGCCGAAAAGATCTACGTAGAGGCTTCGAACGCCAAGCTCGCGTCGCTTGGTCTCGACCCGCAACTGATCGTCGACACCTTGCGCGCGACCAACACTGTGGAGCCAACTGGGATCGTGCAGACCAGCGCCGAACGCGTGCACCTGCGGGTCACCGGCGAGTTCACGTCGGTGGACAGTATCCGCGAAGTCGGGATTCGCGCAGGGGACCGGGTGTTCCGGCTCGGCGACATCGCGGAAGTCACCCGCGGGGTGATCGACCCGCCCACGTTCAAGATGCGGCACAACGGGCAGGAGGCGATCGGGCTCGCGGTGAGCATGCGCAAGGGCGGCGACGTGATTCGGTTGGGCGAGCAGCTCTCCGCCACGGTCCAGCGTGTTCAAGCCACCCTGCCGGTGGGTCTCGAGATCCACGCGGTGTCGGACCAACCCAAAGTCGTCAAAGAGTCGGTGCACGAATTCACCAAGAGTCTGGCCGAGGCGGTCGCGATCGTGCTGGCGGTGAGCTTCTTCTCGCTCGGCATGCGTACGGGCCTGGTCGTGGCATTGTGCATTCCCTTGGTCTTGGCGGTCACGTTCCTGGCGATGTATTTCCTGGGCATCGAATTGCAGCGAATTTCGCTCGGTGCGCTGATCATCGCGCTGGGTCTGTTGGTGGACGACGCGATCATCGCGGTGGAGATGATGGCGCTGAAGCTGGAACAAGGGTGGGACCGGTTTCGGGCCGCCACGTACGCGTACACGGCCACCGCGTTCCCCATGCTGACCGGTACCCTGATCACAGCGGCCGGCTTTCTACCGATCGGCTTTGCCAAGTCTGGCGCTGGAGAGTACACCTTCTCGATCTTTCAGGTAGTGGGGATCTCGCTGATCCTCTCGTGGATCGTGGCCGTGCTGTTCACCCCGTACCTTGGATTTAAATTGCTGCCGACTCATCACGGCGGCGAGGTGGATGAAGATGCCGTGTATCAGCGTGGGTTCTACGCCAAGTTCCGGGCTGTGGTGGACGCGTGCCTGGTGCACCGCAGGCTGGTAATCACGGTCACAGTGGCCCTGTTCATCGGCGCGTTGGCCCTGTTTTCCACGGTGCCCAAGCAATTCTTTCCCGCGTCGAACCGGCTCGAATTAATGGTGGACCTGTGGCTGCCCGAGGCCGCGACGTTCGCGGCCACCGAACGCGAGGTCAAAGCGCTCGAGGCCAAACTCGCGGGCGATCCCGACGTGGCCGCGGTGACCGCGTACGTGGGCGGGGGCAGCCCGCGGTTCTATCTGCCGTTGGACGTGCAGACGCCGAACATCCAGCTCGGGCAGGTGATGGTGATGACCAGGGACCAGGAGGCGCGGGAACGCGTGCTGGCGAAGCTCCAGACCTGGTTCGAGAACGACTTCCCCATGGTGCGCGGCCGGGCCAACCGGCTCGAGAACGGACCGCCGGTCGGGTACCCCGTGCAGTTCCGGATCTCGGGTCCGGACGAGCAGGTCGAGCCGATCGCGCAGCAGGTGGCCGCGATCATGCGCGACGATCCGCACATCCGGCGCGTCAACATGGATTGGGGCGAACGGCTCAAGACCATGCGCGTGGACATTGATCAGGACAAGGCCCGCGCGCTCGGCATCACCTCGCGCGACGTGGCGTTCGGGTTGCAGGCCTCGCAGTCGGGTCTGACCATCACCGAGTATCGCGAACGCGACAAGGGGATCGACGTGGTGGCGAGGGTGACCGCCGGAGACCGGACCGACTTGAACTATCTCAAAGACGCCAAGCTGTATCTACGCGAGGGCCAATCCGTCGCGCTCTCCCAGATCGGACGTTTGTCTCTGGACAATGAGGCGAGTGTGATCTGGCGGCGCAACCGGGTCCCGACCGTCACGGTGCGGGCCGACATTGTGGGCGCCGAAGCGCCCGACGTGACCGCGGCCTTGAAGCCCAAGCTGGACGCGTTGGCGAAGACCCTGCCGCTGGGCTACACCATCGAGATAGGCGGGGCGCAGGAATCCAGCGCGAAGGCCCAGGCTTCGATTTTCGCGGGGATGCCGCTGATGATCGTGCTGGTGCTGTTCGTGCTGATGCTGCAACTGCAGAACATCAAGAAGATGATCCTGGTGCTGCTGACCGCGCCGCTGGGCATGATCGGCGTGTCCGCTATCCTGGCGACGTTTCAGATTCCCTTCGGGTTCGTGGCGTTGCTGGGGGTGATCGCGCTCTTCGGGATGATCATCCGCAACGCCGTGATCCTGGTGGTGCAGATCGATCACGCGCTCGAACACGGTGCGGCCTTGTGGGACGCGATCGTGGAGTCCGCGGTGCATCGGTTCCGGCCCATCATGCTGACCGCGTTGGCCGCGATTCTGGCCATGGTTCCGCTGACCCGTTCGACCTTCTGGGGGCCCATGGCGTGGGCGATCATGGGCGGGCTGTTGGTGGCCACGCTGCTGACGCTCTTGTTCCTCCCCGCGCTCTACGCGAGTTGGTACAACGCCAAGAAACCCACGCACGCCGCATCACCCGAAGGAGCCTTGCGATGA
- a CDS encoding TolC family outer membrane protein, translating into MSIRIVSTTAMATAWLVACGPAHAIDLMGSYQRALGVDPSFLAAKEAREAGREQAVQGRALLLPNITASGDATWRQVETESDLAAQFGSVLPAESAGNLYGYSVTLKQPLYRAEAFATNQQFKGRSELAEVSYRDAQQAVILRVARAYFGVLLAQDTVRLTAAQKAATKEQLDTAQARFDAGRARITDVRDAQARYDAILASEIAAESELVLRRAEYEEVTGQAADGLAEVRPEVAPLPAEPADLAVWQAEGLDGSPQVRAKQQQLAIAAAEVDKYRFLSRPTLDLIGSYSDSRHSGDLSPVVAPDRNQSTSVVVQVSVPLFQGGSINSQLREARAKQREATQDLDAAKRDARLQVREAFLAVSTGVAQVKALEQALESAKTSVDAAAIGLDVGVRTTLDVLDAQQRYYATQRDLARARYDYLLGRLQLPAAIGQLTENEVMAVNAYLLDEPVD; encoded by the coding sequence ATGAGCATCCGAATCGTATCGACGACGGCCATGGCCACGGCGTGGCTGGTCGCGTGCGGGCCCGCGCACGCGATCGATTTGATGGGCTCGTACCAGCGCGCGCTCGGCGTCGATCCGAGTTTTCTCGCGGCCAAGGAGGCGCGCGAAGCTGGTCGCGAGCAGGCGGTGCAGGGCCGCGCATTGCTCCTGCCTAATATCACCGCCTCCGGGGACGCTACGTGGAGACAGGTCGAGACGGAAAGCGATCTCGCCGCGCAGTTCGGGAGCGTGCTCCCGGCGGAGAGCGCCGGCAACCTCTACGGCTATTCCGTGACGCTGAAGCAACCGCTCTATCGCGCCGAAGCCTTCGCGACCAACCAGCAGTTCAAGGGGCGTTCGGAGCTGGCCGAGGTCTCGTACCGCGACGCTCAGCAAGCCGTGATCTTGCGCGTGGCGAGGGCCTATTTCGGAGTGCTGCTGGCGCAGGACACCGTGCGGCTGACCGCGGCGCAGAAGGCCGCGACCAAGGAGCAACTCGACACCGCGCAGGCGCGGTTCGACGCGGGACGCGCCAGGATCACGGACGTGCGCGACGCGCAAGCTCGCTACGACGCGATCCTGGCCTCCGAGATCGCGGCCGAAAGCGAGCTCGTGCTTCGCCGGGCCGAATACGAGGAGGTGACCGGCCAGGCGGCCGACGGCTTGGCCGAGGTGCGTCCCGAGGTCGCGCCGTTGCCCGCGGAGCCGGCCGATCTCGCGGTCTGGCAGGCCGAGGGTCTCGATGGGAGCCCGCAGGTGCGGGCCAAGCAGCAACAACTCGCGATCGCCGCCGCCGAGGTCGACAAGTACCGGTTCCTGAGCCGGCCCACGCTCGATCTGATCGGCAGCTACAGTGACAGCCGGCATTCCGGCGATCTGTCGCCCGTTGTGGCGCCCGATCGCAACCAGTCGACCTCGGTCGTGGTCCAGGTCAGCGTGCCGTTGTTTCAGGGCGGATCCATCAATTCCCAGTTGCGCGAAGCCCGTGCCAAACAACGCGAGGCGACCCAGGACCTCGACGCGGCCAAGCGGGACGCGCGTCTTCAGGTCCGAGAAGCGTTTCTAGCCGTGAGCACCGGCGTCGCCCAGGTCAAGGCCCTGGAACAGGCGCTGGAGTCGGCGAAGACGTCGGTGGACGCCGCGGCCATCGGCCTCGATGTCGGCGTGCGTACCACGCTGGACGTGCTGGACGCCCAGCAGCGTTACTACGCGACCCAGCGCGATCTGGCCCGGGCCCGGTACGACTATCTGCTGGGGCGCCTGCAACTGCCAGCGGCCATCGGGCAACTGACCGAGAACGAAGTGATGGCCGTGAATGCGTATCTGTTGGATGAGCCGGTAGACTAG
- a CDS encoding sigma-54 dependent transcriptional regulator — MESLKTKILVVDDDPDIRKILQDRLEALRYLVVTAENGRKALEKLPQEEPDLMFLDLQMPGMDGIEVLRKLKDHADLPIIIITAFGTIEKAVEAMKEGAFDFITKPFSPDHLEIVIKKALERTALKEENRYLQGAVNSTFPEIVGTSPRLKAAIQVAQQVAATSSTVLLLGESGTGKEIFARWIHRWSPRAKRPFVVVNCVALRDELLESELFGHEKGAFTGAHQMKQGKLEIANGGTVFLDEIGDFKPDLQAKLLRVIQEREFERVGGTRRISVDIRIIAATNRDLQEEVQEGRFREDLFFRLNVVTISLPPLREKKEDIPLLADFFLRRACHSVKKPLMKISAEAVEHLMRYHWPGNVRELGNLIERAVVLARGAEITPEDLPLLRAPTSSDESFLSKPYHDAVRQAQRDVIRHALQSSGGNQAKAAELLGLQRTYLARLIKKLQVR, encoded by the coding sequence ATGGAATCGTTGAAGACAAAAATCCTGGTGGTCGACGATGATCCCGACATCCGGAAGATTCTCCAGGATCGTCTGGAGGCCTTGCGATACCTGGTGGTGACCGCAGAAAACGGACGCAAGGCTCTGGAAAAGCTTCCTCAAGAGGAACCTGACCTGATGTTCCTTGATCTGCAGATGCCGGGGATGGATGGCATCGAAGTCTTGAGGAAGCTCAAGGATCACGCCGATCTCCCGATCATCATCATCACCGCCTTCGGAACCATCGAGAAGGCCGTGGAGGCGATGAAGGAAGGGGCGTTTGATTTCATCACCAAACCGTTCTCCCCCGATCATCTCGAGATCGTCATCAAGAAAGCCCTCGAGCGCACCGCTTTGAAGGAAGAGAATCGGTACCTCCAGGGGGCAGTGAATTCGACGTTCCCTGAAATCGTGGGCACGAGTCCAAGGCTGAAGGCGGCGATTCAGGTGGCCCAGCAGGTCGCCGCCACCTCGTCGACCGTCCTGCTGCTGGGGGAAAGCGGGACCGGGAAGGAAATTTTCGCGCGATGGATCCACCGCTGGAGCCCGCGAGCCAAGAGACCCTTCGTGGTGGTCAATTGTGTGGCCCTGAGAGATGAACTCCTGGAGAGCGAGCTGTTCGGGCACGAGAAAGGGGCGTTCACCGGTGCCCATCAGATGAAGCAAGGGAAACTGGAGATCGCCAACGGAGGCACCGTGTTCTTGGATGAGATCGGCGATTTCAAACCGGACCTGCAAGCCAAGCTGCTCAGGGTGATCCAGGAACGCGAGTTTGAGCGGGTCGGAGGGACCAGACGAATTAGCGTCGATATCCGGATTATCGCGGCGACCAATCGTGATCTCCAGGAGGAGGTTCAGGAAGGTCGGTTTCGGGAAGACCTGTTTTTCCGCTTGAATGTCGTCACGATCTCGCTCCCGCCGCTGCGTGAGAAGAAAGAAGATATACCACTGTTGGCTGATTTCTTCCTTCGCCGAGCGTGCCACAGCGTGAAGAAGCCGCTCATGAAGATTTCCGCGGAGGCCGTGGAGCACCTCATGCGTTACCACTGGCCCGGCAATGTGAGAGAACTGGGAAACCTCATCGAACGTGCCGTGGTCCTGGCCAGAGGGGCTGAGATCACGCCGGAAGATCTTCCGCTTCTTCGAGCCCCGACCTCGAGCGACGAGAGCTTTCTGAGTAAACCGTACCACGACGCGGTTCGCCAGGCTCAGCGGGACGTGATCCGGCATGCGTTGCAGAGCAGCGGAGGCAACCAGGCGAAGGCTGCGGAGCTCCTGGGGCTTCAGCGGACATACCTCGCGCGATTGATCAAGAAGTTGCAGGTCAGGTGA
- a CDS encoding ATP-binding protein, producing the protein MSVPEKISLDVTAGMVGTSKEERYRRLTEEALREKEERFRQVTENIEEVFWMSSIDKTQMIYISPGYETIWGRTCASLYEQPTSWMDAIHPDDRDRVRRAAVEKQVRGEYNEEYRIVSGDGSVRWIRDRAFPVRDERGEIYRIVGVAADITDYKRVEQAMQQANRELAELNRTLEERVRERTNELEAVIRQVNNEKEKTDRIINEIADGVIVLDVTGNVLVINPAARTLLGNARQAGDADSSEVVLIPHLLELFQDPAEAAAKELEVYDPRLAAQRVLKATAVPLKDERGVLIGKVAVFHDITQFKEVDRLKSEFISQVSHELRTPLTSIKGYIDNLRDGVAGALKEKQQHYLDRMAKNADHLVRLINDLLDVSRIESGNMPLNLTSLSLRDLVAEVINSLRPIAAEKRLQVTVKEVEAGSRVRADYAKIEQIISNLLDNAIKFTPAGGRITITMQHEGKFLKTSIRDTGIGIPPDKRSKIFDRFYRVVQESPSKVNGTGLGLYIAKNLIEMHGGRIWVTSEVGKGSEFSFILPAIVKNM; encoded by the coding sequence ATGAGCGTTCCTGAAAAGATCTCACTGGACGTGACGGCCGGCATGGTGGGGACGTCAAAGGAAGAACGCTATCGCAGGCTGACGGAAGAAGCGTTGCGGGAGAAAGAGGAACGGTTCCGGCAGGTGACCGAGAATATCGAGGAGGTCTTCTGGATGTCCTCGATCGACAAGACGCAGATGATCTACATCAGTCCCGGGTACGAGACGATCTGGGGGCGTACGTGCGCGAGTCTCTACGAACAGCCGACTTCATGGATGGATGCCATACATCCGGATGACAGAGACCGGGTCAGGCGCGCCGCGGTCGAAAAGCAGGTGCGTGGCGAGTACAACGAGGAATACCGGATCGTGAGTGGTGATGGCTCCGTTCGATGGATACGCGACCGTGCGTTCCCTGTTCGCGACGAGCGCGGGGAAATTTATCGCATCGTCGGGGTCGCCGCGGACATCACCGACTACAAACGAGTGGAACAGGCGATGCAGCAGGCCAACCGGGAACTCGCCGAACTCAATCGGACTCTCGAGGAGCGGGTTCGGGAGAGAACGAACGAACTCGAGGCGGTGATTCGCCAGGTCAACAACGAAAAGGAAAAGACGGATCGGATTATCAATGAGATCGCGGACGGCGTGATCGTTCTGGATGTGACCGGGAACGTCTTGGTGATCAACCCTGCGGCGCGGACACTGTTGGGAAATGCACGGCAAGCCGGCGATGCCGATTCGTCGGAGGTCGTTCTTATCCCGCATCTCCTGGAGCTCTTCCAGGACCCTGCCGAGGCGGCTGCGAAGGAACTCGAAGTCTATGATCCTCGCCTCGCGGCCCAACGAGTACTCAAGGCAACGGCCGTCCCCCTGAAGGATGAGCGAGGCGTTCTTATCGGGAAAGTCGCCGTCTTCCATGACATCACCCAGTTCAAAGAGGTGGATCGGCTGAAATCCGAGTTTATCTCCCAAGTTTCTCACGAGTTGCGGACACCACTGACCTCCATCAAGGGATACATCGATAATCTGCGAGACGGAGTGGCAGGAGCCTTAAAGGAAAAGCAACAGCACTACCTGGACCGAATGGCCAAGAACGCGGATCACCTGGTCCGTCTGATCAACGACCTCCTCGATGTCTCGCGGATCGAGTCGGGGAACATGCCGCTGAACCTGACATCCCTTTCCCTCCGAGATCTGGTGGCAGAGGTCATCAACAGCCTTCGGCCCATCGCCGCCGAGAAGCGGCTGCAGGTCACTGTCAAAGAGGTCGAGGCGGGGAGCCGGGTTCGGGCAGATTACGCCAAAATCGAGCAGATCATCTCAAATCTCCTGGACAATGCGATCAAGTTCACTCCTGCGGGCGGTCGGATCACGATCACCATGCAGCACGAAGGGAAGTTCCTGAAAACCTCGATCCGGGACACCGGAATCGGGATTCCGCCGGACAAACGGTCGAAAATCTTTGACCGCTTTTATCGAGTCGTGCAGGAGTCGCCCTCAAAGGTCAATGGGACCGGGTTGGGCCTTTACATCGCGAAGAACCTGATCGAGATGCACGGAGGTCGGATCTGGGTCACCAGCGAAGTCGGGAAGGGGAGCGAGTTCTCGTTCATCCTTCCCGCCATCGTCAAAAACATGTAA